ACGGTACAGAATGTACTTCTGTTCCAAAACGAACTGTGACAGTGAACTAGAAAAGTAAAACGAAGAAAATAGGTGTGAGAGCCAGTTTTATAATTTATTGCTTGGGTAATAGATTATAAAATTGGCTCTCATTCGTTATATTTGTTTGATATGATTTAGGATTATGGAAAATTTACAAAATATAAGAATTGCTGTTGATGCAATTGTTTTTGGTTATAAAAACAATGGTTTATATGCGCTTTTAATTGAACAGAAATTTGGTTCAGCAGATAAATATTGGGCATTGCCCGGAGGTTTAGTTCAGAATGATGAATCCTTGAGCGATGCAGTAATACGTGAATTGCATGAAGAAACCAATGTACAGTTAACTTTTATGGAACAGTTGTACACTTTTGGAGATAATATTTACAGAGATTCCCGAAACCGTGTAATTTCGGTAGCCTATTACGCATTAGTCGACGCTTCAAATTTAGAAATTAAAGCCGATACAGATGCCGAAAGAGTGCAATGGTGTAAAATAGATGAAATTCCAACTTTGGCTTTTGATCATAATTTAATACTCGAAAAAGCAATTTCCAGATTAAAATCAAAACTAATCTATGAACCAATTGGTTTTGATCTGCTTCCCGAAGAATTCTTGTTTTCAGATCTTGAAAATCTTTATTGCACTATTTTAGAAAAAGAAATTGATCGACGAAACTTCAGAAAAAAAATCCTCAGCTTTGATATTTTAGAGCAAACAGAAAATTTTTCACCCGTAAAAACAGGTCGCCCGGCGAAACTTTTTAAATTCAATAAATTGAAATATAATGAGTTATCGAATAGGGGCTTTCACTTCGAAATAAAGTTTGCGTAATTTTTACACAAAATAAATTGTTTATTTAAAATTAAATTCTACATTTGCGTATAATTAACGCAAACTAAAAACCTATGATACTAAATCTTGACCCAAAATTCACTCCTTTTAACAATCAGGAAGAAATCAAATTTCAAAGTTTTACATTTTCTGGAGGAGAACCTCATATAAAAATTAATCCCGATTTTGATAGCAATCAGAAAATAACAATCACACATAGATTAAATTCTTTCAACGATTTAGGTTTGTTGTGTATTGCAGTTGATGCGTTGCGCAGAATGGACGTTAAAATTATCGATCTCTTTATTCCGTATTTTCCGGCTGCCAGACAAGATCGTGTTATGATTCCCGGCGAACCATTATCTGTAAAAGTTTATGCTGATATTATAAATGCCTTGCAATTAAACAAAGTGTTTGTTTTTGATGCGCATTCTGAAGTGACTCCGGCTTTAGTAAACAATTGTACTGTAATTCCGAACCATACTTTTATTCAGCAAATTTTAAAAGTTATAGGTGAAAACGTAAAATTGATTTCTCCGGATGGCGGCGCTTTAAAGAAAATCTACAAAGTTTCTGAATTTTTAGGTGGAATTGATGTTGTAGAATGCAGCAAAAGCCGTGATGTAAAAACAGGAAAATTATCTGGTTTTAAAGTATATGAAGAAGATCTAAAGGGAATGGATTGTTTAATTGTGGATGATATTTGCGACGGAGGAGGAACTTTCGTAGGATTAGCTGAAGAATTAAAAAAGAAAAATGCCGGAAAATTATACTTAGCAGTAAGCCACGGAATTTTTAATAAAGGGTTTGAAGTTTTAAATTGTTTTGATAAAATCTTCACAACCAATTCAGTAAAAGACTTTGACAATGAAAAGGTTGAAGTCGTAAAATTAGAATTATGAATAAAAATTATAGAGTAGAAATAGCAAATAAAACCTTAGAAATAGTTAAGAATGGGTTTTATGAATATAAAGGAAAAAAGATTGTTGTAGAAAAAGAACTCAAAGAATCTATACAAAATACGTTTACAATTGCGCCAAATGATTGGGACGCAATCCTGAAAACTCCAATTGAGAATAAGTTTGAAACAGAAATTGTTACTAAAAATTGTTCTACAATTGAAGCACTTGCTCAAGAGAAAAATGACAAAATCTGTGTTTTGAATTTCGCTTCAGCAAAAAATCCGGGTGGTGGATTTTTAGGCGGTGCTTCTGCTCAGGAAGAAAGTCTGGCCAGATCTTCAAACCTTTATGAAACACAAATCAAAAACAAAGCGATGTATGATTTTAACAGAAATCAATCTTCGTTTTTATATTCAGATTATATGATTTATAGTCCGAATGTTTTGTTTTGGAACGATGATAATGGAAATTATTTTGAAAAACCATTAACAGCTGATGTAATTACAGCAGCTGCACCCAACAAAGGTGCGATGGTGCAACATAACAGGAAAGAAGAAATTGCCGAAATAGAAGAGGCTTTAAAAGAAAGAATGGATAAAGTATTGGCAATTGCTTTAAAACAAAAAAGCAATACACTGATTTTGGGAGCTTGGGGCTGTGGTGTTTTTAGAAATGAATCCAAAGATGTAGCCTATTTGTTCAAAGAAATTATTACAGATAAATATGCAGGAGCTTTTAAAAAAATAGTTTTTGCCGTATTTGACAATTCTGAAAAGAAATCAAACTTTAAGCAGTTTGAAGATATGTTTAATTAGTTTCAAGTTCTCAAAGTAACCTGAAACCTAAAACAAAAAAATGAAATACAATATAGATACTATAGCTCCGGAAAGTAAATTTTTATTTTTCTGGGGACATCAGCCAAGTAAAGACGGAACAATAATCAAAACCTGTTTCAGCCAGTGGTGGTTAAGCTCTTTTGAAGTGGAAGGAGTTACCTATAAAACTGCAGAGCACTGGATGATGGCAAAAAAAGCGGAATTGTTTAAAGACCAGGAAATTCTAGAAAAAATCATAAAATGTAATTCTCCTGCCGAAGCCAAAAAATTAGGCCGTAAAGTGAGAAACTATGATGATAAAATCTGGTTAGAAAACCGATTTGAAATCGTAAAACAAGGGAATTATCATAAGTTCAGTCAAAATGCAGATTTGAAAATATTTTTGCTGAATACCTATGATAGAGTTTTGGTAGAAGCAAGTCCTGTTGACTCTATTTGGGGAATTGGAATGGCAGGGGATCACAAAGACGCTTTTAGTCCTAAAAAATGGAAAGGCTTAAATCTTTTAGGTTTTGCTTTGATGGAAGTTAGGGATGAGCTGAGATAAAACTACGAATGAGAGGATGTTTGGAAGAAGCATTTCATAAGTAGTAGAATTATAAACGAATTTAATTTGCGTTCTCTAAACTAAGAACGTTTGAAGTTAGAACGTTTGAAAAAAATATTAAAAATGAATGAAAATATAGCAAAAAGCGTCAGTAAGTTTTTAAGTCTGGTGCTTAGACATTCGCCGGAAAAAATCGGATTAAAATTAGACGAAAACGGTTGGGCAGATGTCAATGAATTAATAGAAAAATGTACTAAAAAAGGGAATCGTCTTGACGCTGAACTTTTAGATTACGTTGTAGAAAATAACGATAAAAAGCGTTTTGCTTATAATGAAGATAAAAGCAAAATTCGTGCAAGTCAGGGACATTCTATTTCAGTAGAACTGGATCTGGCAGAAACAGAACCTTTAGAATATTTGTATCACGGAACGGTTGGAAAATTTATGGAAAGCATAGAGAAAGAAGGTTTGAAAAAAATGAACCGTCAACATGTGCATCTTTCCAAAGACAAAGAAACTGCGATTAAAGTAGGTAGCAGACGTGGCGTTCCTCAAATTTTGACCGTTAGAAGCGGTGACATGCACAGAGACGGATTTAAATTTTATTTGTCTGAAAACAATGTATGGCTTACAGATGAAGTTCCGGCAAAGTATCTCGAGTTTAAATCTTAAAATAATCTAATAAAGAAGTTATGATTTTAGAAGCAGCAATAGGCGATGCATACGGTGCAGGTTTTGAATTTAGAGATTTAAGTTTTATCTCTAAAAATAACAATTTGACTCAGTATGATAAACATGGAATGTACACAGAGATTTATAAAAAATATACTGATGATACCCAAATGGCGATTGCGATTTCGGAATTGCTTTTAGAAGAGGATAATTGGAATGAGATTAAAGTAGCAGATAAGTTTGTAGAAGTATTTCACAGAGATAAAAGAAGAGGATATTCAGACAGAGTTTACAACGCTTTGGATGCCAGTAAAAACGGTTCTGATTTTATCAAAATAATCGACAATGGAAGCAGTGGAAATGGTTCTGCCATGAGAGCGTATTCCATTGGATATTTAAAAGATATTAAACAAATACTCGAGTTCTGTGAGATTCAGGCGAAAACTTCCCATAATACAGTTGAAGGAATAAGCTGTGCTAAGCGTATAGCTTTAGCAGTTCATTATTTTAAATATAATCTGGGTGACGGATCTACTCTGATAAATTTTCTAAATGAAACTTTAAAAGAAAATGAAAACTATAGAATTACTTCTCCAATCGACATGCATGGATATCCAACAACACAAGCTGTAATTAAAATGGTTTCAGAAGCTGTTTCTATGAAAGATTGCCTAAAAACAGGAATCGGTTATGGCGGAGATACAGATACCGTTGCAGCTTTGTCTATGGCAATTTTAAGTCAGAAGCAAAATTGTGAGAAAACGTTGCCATCATTTCTTTATGAAGAATTAGAGAATGATAAATTCGGAAAAGATTTTCTAATAAAATTGGATGCATCTTTGAATAACAAGTTTAGTTAATCATGTAAAGAACTTTTTACTAATCATAAAATGCGTAGTTATGCTAAATATCATTAATGAAGGATTGGATATTTATACAATAGATAATTTTCTTAGCCTGGAAGAATGTAACGAACTGGTAAAGAAAAGTGAGTTAATTGGTTTTGAAGAAGCTGAAGTTAATGTTGATGGAGCACAAAAAATGATGAAAATGGTGCGCAATAACGAACGTATCATGTATGAGGATCATGAATATGCATCTTTAATCTGGCAAAAATTAAAATCTTATGTTAAGCCTGTTGTTAACGAGAGTATAGTCATAGGATTAAATGAAATGTTTAGGTTTTATAAGTATAACCCTAGCCAGCGATTTAAAATGCACCGAGATGGTAGTTATAAACGCAACGAATCTGAATTTAGTTATTATACTTTTCTCATTTATTTGAATGAGGGATATGTAGGCGGAGAAACAAAATTTGCTTCGGGAGAAATTATTACGCCCAAAACCGGAACAGCGCTTATTTTTGAACATAGTCAGCGTCATGAAGGAGCAGCTTTGATTTCGGGAATAAAGTATGTTTTAAGGAGCGATATTATGTATAAACTGAAAGACGGTAATAATTGATGAAAAGAACTCTGGTTTTTGGCGATATTCATGGTGGATTAAAAGCATTAATTCAGTTGTTAGAAAGAATTGATTATTCAGAAAATGACAGATTTATTTTTCTGGGAGATTATGTTGACGGCTGGAGTGAATCAAAACAATTGATTGATTTTCTTATCGATTTATCCCAAAAACAAGAATGCATTTTTATAAAAGGAAATCACGATGCCTGGTGTCAGGAATGGTTAGAAGATGGTGTGATAAATGATATTTGGTTTTTACACGGAGGAAAATCAACTATAGAAAGTTATGCCGATATTGAATTTTCAGAAAAAGAAAAGCACCGCCATTTTTTCAATGAGATGAAAGATTATTTTGTAGACGAAAAGAACAATTTGTTTATTCATGCCGGCTTTTCATCTATGCACGGTCCGGAGAAAGAACATTACAAAACCAATTATTCCTGGGATAGAACTTTGTGGGAAATGGCTTTAACGATGGATAAAAGAATTCAGAAAGATTCACTTTCGTACCCGAAAAGATTGTTGCTTTTCAATGAAATTTATATCGGTCACACACCAACACTTCATTATGATGTCGAAATTCCGATGCAAGGCTGTAATGTTTGGAATATAGATACCGGAGCAGGTTTTTATGGAAAATTAACTTGTTTGGATGTTGAAACAAAAGAATTTTGGCAGAGTGATGCAGTACAAACATTTTATCCAGCTGAAAAAGGAAGAAATAAATAACCATGAAGAAAATTTATAAAGCACCCGAAGAAATCCCCTCGAAAATCGATGTGAAAACCATTTTTTTGGCTGGTTCAATAGAAATGGATAAAGCGATTAACTGGCAGTTGCGCTGCGAAGAATTGTTGCAGAATGATTAATGTTATTTTTAATCCAAGAAGAAGCGAGTGGGATAGTAGTTGGTCGCAAACCATAGAAAATATTCATTTTAAGGAACAGGTAAGTTGGGAACTTCACGCACTTGAAAGAGCAGACATTATTATCATGTATTTTGCAGAAAACACAATGTCACCAATATCGTTACTGGAATTTGGACTTTATGCCCAATCGAATAAAATGATGGTAGTGGTAGAGGAAAATTTCTGGCGCAAAGGTAATATTGATATTGTATGTGAGAGATATGCGGTCGAACAATTTAAAACATTAGAAGAGTTAGTTCAAAATCTATTAAGATAAAAAGTACACGGTCATAATTAGAAAGTATCATGAAAAGTAAAATAGAATCAGGTTTATTTGGTGTTGCGATTGGTGATGCTTTGGGCGTTCCGGTAGAATTTTACTCCAGATCATCTTTAAAAGAAAATCCTGTTTCTGAAATGATTGGGTACGGAACACATTACCAGCCGCCAGGAACCTGGAGCGATGATAGTTCTCTCGCTTTTTGTTTAGCAGAAAGTTTATGTGGCGGTTTTGATTTAAATAATATGGCCAAAAATTTCGTTAGATGGTATAATGCAGATTTATGGACACCGCATGGAAAAGTTTTTGATATTGGAATAGCAACAAGAAATGCAATGCATAATATAGCAAAAGGACATCAGCCTGATTTATGTGGCGGTTTTGAAGAAAGAGATAATGGGAATGGTTCCTTAATGCGTATTTTACCATTGGTTTTTTATCTTCAAAAAGAAAAAGATATAGAAGTTATTTATCAGAAAGTCAAGGCTGTTTCGTCGATCACGCACGCCCATTTCCGTTCCGTATTTGCTTGTTTTATTTATGTTGTATATTGTTTGGAGATTCTAAAAGATAAAGATAAATTCGAAGCTTATAAAGAAATGCAAAATGTTGTTTCAAGATTTTTAGAAAGCAAAGAATTTAACCCAGTAGAAATTGGATTGTTTGAAAGGATTTTGAAGAATGATATTTTTTCATATTCAGAAAATGAAATTCATTCGTCCGGTTATGTACTGCATAGTTTAGAAGCTAGTGTCTGGTGTTTTTTAAATTTTGATTCTTATGAAGAAACGGTTTTAAAAGCCGTTAATTTAGGTGGAGATACAGATACAACAAGCGCAATTGCCGGAGGATTAGCAGGGATTTATTACGGTATCGAAAATATGCCTCAAAAATGGATTGACAATTTAGTCAGGTCCAATGATATTAAAGATTTAGCAGAAAGATTATCACAAAAAATATAAAAATATATGAACCCATTATTATTAACCGATGGTTACAAAGTTGACCACAGAAGACAATATCCAGATAATACCACTTTAGTTTATTCTAACTGGACACCTCGTAAATCAAGAATTGAAGGTCTGGATGAGGTTGTGTTTTTTGGATTACAGTATTTCATCAAAAAATATATCATTAACGATTTTGAGGAGTATTTCTTTAAAAAACCAAAAGAAGAAGTGATTAAGAAATATTCCAGAAGAATCAATAATTATTTGGGCGAAAACCAAGTTGGTACAAAACATATCGAAGACTTACACGATTTAGGATACATCCCGATGGTTTTTAAAGCTTTGCCAGAAGGAGCAAGCGTTCCGTTGCGAGTGCCAATGTTTACGATGTACAATACCATTCCGGAGTTTTTCTGGCTGACCAATTATTTCGAAACTTTACTTTCTGCAGTAATCTGGCTTCCTTGCAACTCAGCAACACTTGCAAAAGAGTATAGAAAAGTATTAGATAAATATGCCGACCAAACTTCATCTGTTCCTGAATTTGTAGATTGGCAGGCGCATGATTTCTCTATGAGAGGAATGGGCGGAATCGAAGCAGCAGTAACTTCTGCAGCCGGACATTTATTGAGTTTTACAGGATCTGATACAATTCCGGCAATAGATTTCTTCGAAGAATATTACAAAGCCAATTCTGATTTAGAATTAATTGCAGGTTCAGTAGCCGCTACAGAACATTCTGTAATGTGTATGGGGACTACAGAAGGCGAGTATGAAACTTTTAAAAGATTGATTACAGAAGTATATCCAAAAGGAATTGTTTCTATCGTTTCTGATACCTGGGATTTATGGAAAGTTTTGACGGATTATTTGCCTCGATTGAGAGAAGATATCGTTTCAAGAGAGGGTAAAGTCGTAATTCGCCCTGACAGTGGTGATCCGGTTGATATTATCTGTGGAAATCCAAACGGAAAAACAGAACAAGAAAAGAAAGGGGTTATCGAATTGCTTTGGGATGTTTTTGGCGGTACAACAAATGCAAAAGGATTCAAAGAATTAGTTCCGCAAATCGGAGCTATTTATGGAGACAGTATTACTGTAGCAAGAGCAACACAAATTTGCGAAAGATTGAAAGCAAAAGGATTTGCCTCTACAAATGTTGTTCTTGGAATTGGTTCTTTCACTTATCAATACAACACCAGAGATACTTTCGGATTTGCGATGAAAGCAACTTATGGAGAAGTAAACGGAGAGGGAAGAGCCATCTTTAAAGATCCAATTACAGACGACGGAACTAAAAAATCGGCCAAAGGATTGATGAAAATAGATTTAATCGACGGAAAGTATCATTTAACTGATAATGTTTCCTGGGAAGAAGAAAAACAAGGTGAATTGAAAGAGATTTTCAGAGATGGAAAACTTTTGATTGATCAATCGCTGAGTGAGATTAGAACGAGAGTTAAAAGTGAAGTGAGCATAGAAGCTTAATTATAAACGAAAGCCTGAATTGAAATTCAGGCTTTTTATTGAAATTATAAATGTGGTGAGGCCTTTGTCAAAGTTCGAAACTTTGACAAAGGTTTTTTCGTTTTAAGAGAAATCAATTGCCTCCAGTTTTAACTGGAGGTTAAAAGAGATATCGCAACATCGGCTTTAGCCAAACGTATTTTGGCTAAAGCCATGTGTTGTTGAAAATAAAAAACCTCCAGTTAAAACTGGAGGCAATTCAAAAATTTAAATGCAATATTTTGCTTTAAATTCCTGAGCATCTTTGTTTGAATTAAATTTTATTAAACCAAGACCTTCTTTATTACTAATTTTCTTTTCTCGGATTAATTTTCCAATTAGAAATTCGAAAAGAATATACGATCGATGTTCTTCATTGATAAAATCTAAATATTCTTTTTTGAAAGGAATTTTTTCGGAGGAAATAATATGAATTAAAGTATTTTGTAATTCATCAAGATGACGTTCGGTATTTAACTGAAAATGTTTTTCAATTTTAATTCCGTTACAAGTAAATGAAATTAGATTTTCGACGCCATTCCCATACATAGGACCATATCTGTAATTTTTTGTTTTTTCTCCAGAGAACGAATTTCCATAAATAACTAAATTTTCTAATTTTGAATATTTGTATTCAATTCCATTTATAACTAAGAAGTCTTCTCTAAATGTAATTTTCCCATCAAAAGCGCCATTAAGATTTTCAAATTCCCCTAGTCTGATAAAATAACTACTAAAATTTACTAGAAAGATAATTAATGATATATAATAAATCCACTGAGGGAATTTATAATTGTAATATTTTTCAATGAATAAAATTGGTAATGAATATATTACAAGTACTCCTAAAGAATACCAGCAAAGTTTTTCTGATCGAGTTAAATTAAAACCTTTTGGTTCTTTAGGAATGAAAATAGAGGCGGAGAAAAGCATCTACTTCTTATAAAAATTATTATGATCAATATATTCCCAAACTTTTGGCGGTAACAAAGGCTGAATATTTTTGCCTTCTTTAATACTGTTTCGAATAAAAGTTGAAGAAATCTCTACAATTGGAGCATCAATAATATGGATTTTTGGATGCGATTTTAACTCGATATTTTCCGGTTCATCAGAAATACGTGGATAAACATATATATCATGATTATCAAGGATTACTTCATAGTTCTTCCACTTATGGAATGTTTTCAAATTGTCTTCACCCATAATCAATGAAAATTCATGATTTGGGTATTTTTCCTGTAAATGTGCTAAAGTAATTACGGTATAATTGGGCTGAGGTAATTTAAACTCAATATCAGATGGTTTAATTTTTGGATATTCTTCTGTAGCCAAAAAAACCATTTGCAAGCGCTGATGATCGTCAAGCAGAGTAGCTTTCTTTTTTAAAGGATTATGAGGTGTAACCACCATCCAAATCTGATCTAAATCTGCAAACTCGGCCATATGATTGGCAATGATCAAATGACCAACATGAATGGGATTGTAAGTTCCGAAATATAAACCTATTTTCATTTTCTAGAGTTTCACAGAGAGTTGCTAAGATAGCACAAAGATTCGCAAAGTTTTATTTCAACTTGGCGAATCTTTGCGTTTTTCTTTGTGGATCTCTGCGGAATAAAATTATTTATTTACGAAGTCCTTAACCAATTGATGAGCTTCTTCTAAAGCTACAGGTAAATCATAATTTTTGATAATTACATCAAATTGAGGAGCTGTTGCCAATTCTACAGAAGCTTTTGCAATACGCATATTGATTTTATCATCACTTTCGGTAGAGCGCTCTTTTAATCTGCGTTTTAATTCGTCAACGCTTGGTGGTTTTACAAAGACAGCTAGAGTCTGCTCTGGAAATTTATGTTTGATTCGAAGTCCACCCGCAACATCAATATCAAAAATGACATTTTTTCCTAGGGCCCATATTCTCTCAATCTCCGATTTTAAAGTGCCATAGAAGTTATCGCGATAAACTTCTTCCCATTCCAAGAAATCCTCAGCTTTAATGTGCTTTTTGAATTCTTCTAACGAAATGAAATAATAATCCTTTCCGTGTACTTCTTCTCCACGTGGTTCACGTGATGCTGCCGAAATCGAAAATTCAAGATTTAAATCTTCTTGACCTAATAAATGCTTTACGATAGTTGTTTTTCCTGAGCCTGAAGGTGCTGAAAAAACAATTAATTTTCCTTTGTTCATTAATGTATGCTTTAGGCTTTAAGCAATACGCTTTAAGCTTTAATTTGATGTCTTTATTCTTGCTTATAGCCTATAGCTTAAAGCTTACTGCTTTTTAAAGCACATTCAAAACCTGTTCTTTAATCTTCTCCAATTCATCTTTCATCATCACAACCAGTTTCTGCATTTGTGCATGATTTGATTTAGAACCCATTGTATTGATTTCACGGCCCATTTCCTGAGTAATAAAGCCAAGTTTGCGACCATTAGCTTCAGAACCGTTTAAAGTTTCCAGGAAATAATCTAGATGGTTGGTTAAACGAACTTTTTCTTCTGTAATATCCAGTTTTTCTAAATAATAGATTAACTCCTGCTCAAAACGATTTTCATCAACATTTACCTGCAATTCTGAAATAGC
The sequence above is drawn from the Flavobacterium sp. N2038 genome and encodes:
- a CDS encoding NUDIX hydrolase, with the translated sequence MENLQNIRIAVDAIVFGYKNNGLYALLIEQKFGSADKYWALPGGLVQNDESLSDAVIRELHEETNVQLTFMEQLYTFGDNIYRDSRNRVISVAYYALVDASNLEIKADTDAERVQWCKIDEIPTLAFDHNLILEKAISRLKSKLIYEPIGFDLLPEEFLFSDLENLYCTILEKEIDRRNFRKKILSFDILEQTENFSPVKTGRPAKLFKFNKLKYNELSNRGFHFEIKFA
- the prs gene encoding ribose-phosphate diphosphokinase, producing MILNLDPKFTPFNNQEEIKFQSFTFSGGEPHIKINPDFDSNQKITITHRLNSFNDLGLLCIAVDALRRMDVKIIDLFIPYFPAARQDRVMIPGEPLSVKVYADIINALQLNKVFVFDAHSEVTPALVNNCTVIPNHTFIQQILKVIGENVKLISPDGGALKKIYKVSEFLGGIDVVECSKSRDVKTGKLSGFKVYEEDLKGMDCLIVDDICDGGGTFVGLAEELKKKNAGKLYLAVSHGIFNKGFEVLNCFDKIFTTNSVKDFDNEKVEVVKLEL
- a CDS encoding TIGR02452 family protein; protein product: MNKNYRVEIANKTLEIVKNGFYEYKGKKIVVEKELKESIQNTFTIAPNDWDAILKTPIENKFETEIVTKNCSTIEALAQEKNDKICVLNFASAKNPGGGFLGGASAQEESLARSSNLYETQIKNKAMYDFNRNQSSFLYSDYMIYSPNVLFWNDDNGNYFEKPLTADVITAAAPNKGAMVQHNRKEEIAEIEEALKERMDKVLAIALKQKSNTLILGAWGCGVFRNESKDVAYLFKEIITDKYAGAFKKIVFAVFDNSEKKSNFKQFEDMFN
- a CDS encoding NADAR family protein yields the protein MKYNIDTIAPESKFLFFWGHQPSKDGTIIKTCFSQWWLSSFEVEGVTYKTAEHWMMAKKAELFKDQEILEKIIKCNSPAEAKKLGRKVRNYDDKIWLENRFEIVKQGNYHKFSQNADLKIFLLNTYDRVLVEASPVDSIWGIGMAGDHKDAFSPKKWKGLNLLGFALMEVRDELR
- a CDS encoding RNA 2'-phosphotransferase is translated as MNENIAKSVSKFLSLVLRHSPEKIGLKLDENGWADVNELIEKCTKKGNRLDAELLDYVVENNDKKRFAYNEDKSKIRASQGHSISVELDLAETEPLEYLYHGTVGKFMESIEKEGLKKMNRQHVHLSKDKETAIKVGSRRGVPQILTVRSGDMHRDGFKFYLSENNVWLTDEVPAKYLEFKS
- a CDS encoding ADP-ribosylglycohydrolase family protein; the encoded protein is MILEAAIGDAYGAGFEFRDLSFISKNNNLTQYDKHGMYTEIYKKYTDDTQMAIAISELLLEEDNWNEIKVADKFVEVFHRDKRRGYSDRVYNALDASKNGSDFIKIIDNGSSGNGSAMRAYSIGYLKDIKQILEFCEIQAKTSHNTVEGISCAKRIALAVHYFKYNLGDGSTLINFLNETLKENENYRITSPIDMHGYPTTQAVIKMVSEAVSMKDCLKTGIGYGGDTDTVAALSMAILSQKQNCEKTLPSFLYEELENDKFGKDFLIKLDASLNNKFS
- a CDS encoding 2OG-Fe(II) oxygenase, whose product is MLNIINEGLDIYTIDNFLSLEECNELVKKSELIGFEEAEVNVDGAQKMMKMVRNNERIMYEDHEYASLIWQKLKSYVKPVVNESIVIGLNEMFRFYKYNPSQRFKMHRDGSYKRNESEFSYYTFLIYLNEGYVGGETKFASGEIITPKTGTALIFEHSQRHEGAALISGIKYVLRSDIMYKLKDGNN
- a CDS encoding metallophosphoesterase family protein; this translates as MKRTLVFGDIHGGLKALIQLLERIDYSENDRFIFLGDYVDGWSESKQLIDFLIDLSQKQECIFIKGNHDAWCQEWLEDGVINDIWFLHGGKSTIESYADIEFSEKEKHRHFFNEMKDYFVDEKNNLFIHAGFSSMHGPEKEHYKTNYSWDRTLWEMALTMDKRIQKDSLSYPKRLLLFNEIYIGHTPTLHYDVEIPMQGCNVWNIDTGAGFYGKLTCLDVETKEFWQSDAVQTFYPAEKGRNK
- a CDS encoding nucleoside 2-deoxyribosyltransferase domain-containing protein, encoding MKKIYKAPEEIPSKIDVKTIFLAGSIEMDKAINWQLRCEELLQND
- a CDS encoding nucleoside 2-deoxyribosyltransferase domain-containing protein → MINVIFNPRRSEWDSSWSQTIENIHFKEQVSWELHALERADIIIMYFAENTMSPISLLEFGLYAQSNKMMVVVEENFWRKGNIDIVCERYAVEQFKTLEELVQNLLR
- a CDS encoding ADP-ribosylglycohydrolase family protein; translated protein: MKSKIESGLFGVAIGDALGVPVEFYSRSSLKENPVSEMIGYGTHYQPPGTWSDDSSLAFCLAESLCGGFDLNNMAKNFVRWYNADLWTPHGKVFDIGIATRNAMHNIAKGHQPDLCGGFEERDNGNGSLMRILPLVFYLQKEKDIEVIYQKVKAVSSITHAHFRSVFACFIYVVYCLEILKDKDKFEAYKEMQNVVSRFLESKEFNPVEIGLFERILKNDIFSYSENEIHSSGYVLHSLEASVWCFLNFDSYEETVLKAVNLGGDTDTTSAIAGGLAGIYYGIENMPQKWIDNLVRSNDIKDLAERLSQKI
- a CDS encoding nicotinate phosphoribosyltransferase, with protein sequence MNPLLLTDGYKVDHRRQYPDNTTLVYSNWTPRKSRIEGLDEVVFFGLQYFIKKYIINDFEEYFFKKPKEEVIKKYSRRINNYLGENQVGTKHIEDLHDLGYIPMVFKALPEGASVPLRVPMFTMYNTIPEFFWLTNYFETLLSAVIWLPCNSATLAKEYRKVLDKYADQTSSVPEFVDWQAHDFSMRGMGGIEAAVTSAAGHLLSFTGSDTIPAIDFFEEYYKANSDLELIAGSVAATEHSVMCMGTTEGEYETFKRLITEVYPKGIVSIVSDTWDLWKVLTDYLPRLREDIVSREGKVVIRPDSGDPVDIICGNPNGKTEQEKKGVIELLWDVFGGTTNAKGFKELVPQIGAIYGDSITVARATQICERLKAKGFASTNVVLGIGSFTYQYNTRDTFGFAMKATYGEVNGEGRAIFKDPITDDGTKKSAKGLMKIDLIDGKYHLTDNVSWEEEKQGELKEIFRDGKLLIDQSLSEIRTRVKSEVSIEA
- the nadD gene encoding nicotinate (nicotinamide) nucleotide adenylyltransferase, producing the protein MKIGLYFGTYNPIHVGHLIIANHMAEFADLDQIWMVVTPHNPLKKKATLLDDHQRLQMVFLATEEYPKIKPSDIEFKLPQPNYTVITLAHLQEKYPNHEFSLIMGEDNLKTFHKWKNYEVILDNHDIYVYPRISDEPENIELKSHPKIHIIDAPIVEISSTFIRNSIKEGKNIQPLLPPKVWEYIDHNNFYKK
- the gmk gene encoding guanylate kinase encodes the protein MNKGKLIVFSAPSGSGKTTIVKHLLGQEDLNLEFSISAASREPRGEEVHGKDYYFISLEEFKKHIKAEDFLEWEEVYRDNFYGTLKSEIERIWALGKNVIFDIDVAGGLRIKHKFPEQTLAVFVKPPSVDELKRRLKERSTESDDKINMRIAKASVELATAPQFDVIIKNYDLPVALEEAHQLVKDFVNK